One region of Mucilaginibacter gotjawali genomic DNA includes:
- a CDS encoding DUF4249 domain-containing protein translates to MKRVNYLLFILVAMVAACRKPYNPPPVSDTNGYLVVEGTINSGADSTFIKVSHTVNVASKVTLNPVLNAVLTVEGDQNTTYPLTEKGNGMYACAGLNLNNAYKYRLNIKTAENKQYVTDYMAILNAPPIDSVNYDTKGTVFTPGVNVYVNTHDATNKVVYYRWDYQETWLFHANFESLFKSNGDTVLGRDMLNDNIYSCWQTDTSSSILLGSSAKLSKNVIFQQPLTSIASTSEKVEDEYSILVKQYALTADAYNFYTNLKKNTEQLGSIFDAQPSQLIGNIHSVNNPSEPVIGYVGVGSSSSVRIYIHNQQLPAWKTIPYYTDCQLAFNQPNDPNTKCCYYVWPPGPPNQVNAYINYLVGGDPNPLIPIDAIAVPGHPPIGYTAAFRQCADCTLRGTNKKPAFWKY, encoded by the coding sequence ATGAAAAGAGTTAATTACCTGTTGTTTATACTGGTAGCGATGGTTGCGGCTTGCCGCAAACCATACAATCCGCCGCCGGTAAGCGATACTAATGGTTACCTGGTGGTTGAAGGTACCATCAACAGCGGCGCTGATTCAACTTTTATAAAAGTGAGCCATACGGTTAATGTTGCCAGCAAAGTTACCTTGAACCCGGTGCTGAATGCTGTTTTAACAGTGGAGGGCGATCAGAATACCACCTACCCATTAACCGAAAAAGGTAATGGAATGTATGCCTGCGCAGGTTTAAACCTGAATAACGCGTACAAATACCGTTTGAACATTAAAACTGCTGAAAACAAACAATATGTTACCGATTATATGGCGATACTAAATGCGCCGCCTATTGACAGTGTTAACTATGACACTAAAGGCACTGTATTTACCCCCGGCGTAAATGTTTATGTAAATACCCATGATGCCACCAACAAAGTAGTTTACTACCGCTGGGATTACCAGGAAACCTGGCTATTTCATGCCAATTTTGAATCCCTTTTTAAATCGAACGGCGACACCGTACTAGGTCGGGACATGCTTAACGATAACATTTACTCCTGCTGGCAAACGGATACATCGAGTTCAATTTTGTTGGGCTCATCGGCCAAATTATCAAAAAACGTTATTTTTCAGCAGCCATTAACTTCTATCGCCTCTACCAGTGAGAAGGTGGAAGATGAATACAGCATCCTGGTGAAGCAGTATGCCCTAACTGCGGATGCCTATAATTTTTATACCAACCTGAAAAAGAATACCGAGCAATTAGGCAGTATTTTCGATGCGCAACCTTCGCAGCTGATCGGTAACATCCATTCAGTTAACAACCCATCGGAGCCGGTAATTGGCTATGTTGGGGTTGGTAGCAGCTCAAGTGTACGGATCTATATCCACAACCAGCAATTGCCCGCCTGGAAGACCATCCCCTATTATACAGATTGCCAACTCGCCTTTAACCAGCCAAACGACCCGAACACAAAATGCTGTTATTATGTTTGGCCCCCCGGCCCCCCAAACCAGGTTAATGCTTACATTAATTATTTAGTTGGCGGCGATCCGAACCCTTTGATCCCGATTGATGCCATAGCGGTACCCGGGCACCCGCCGATTGGTTATACGGCGGCATTCAGGCAATGTGCCGATTGCACTTTGAGAGGAACAAACAAAAAGCCGGCATTCTGGAAATATTAA
- a CDS encoding DNA/RNA non-specific endonuclease — MYKKLSLFVACTILVVISACNQHTHQQTDDGNMALGNPSNAQYNRLSPDNYLIDHKYYIESYNNSKAEPNWVSWHIAAKDLGSTDRLNDFRPDTNLPPGWYEADNTAYRRSGFDKGHNCPSGDRTSSPDANSATFLMDNIIPQAPKNNEHVWEHLGSYCRNKVKTGNEVYVIMGNYGSGGNGRNGYKTTIADGRINVPAHIWKVVVIIPDGDDDLQRMDESTQVIAIDTPNDNDVSNNWMDYLCSIKTIENATGYQLLTSLPPAVRTSLENKTFKGGN; from the coding sequence ATGTACAAAAAGCTATCCCTGTTTGTTGCCTGCACTATATTAGTGGTTATATCGGCCTGTAATCAACATACTCACCAGCAAACAGATGATGGAAATATGGCATTGGGAAACCCAAGCAATGCGCAGTACAACAGGTTAAGCCCGGATAATTACCTTATTGATCATAAATATTATATTGAAAGCTATAACAACAGTAAAGCCGAACCTAATTGGGTAAGCTGGCATATTGCTGCCAAAGATTTGGGGAGTACCGACAGATTAAATGATTTCAGGCCGGATACCAACCTGCCTCCCGGATGGTACGAGGCCGATAATACCGCGTACAGGCGATCAGGTTTTGATAAAGGGCATAACTGCCCCAGCGGCGACCGCACAAGTTCTCCAGATGCTAATTCAGCTACGTTTTTAATGGACAACATCATCCCGCAGGCCCCTAAAAATAACGAACATGTTTGGGAGCACCTGGGAAGTTATTGCCGCAACAAAGTAAAAACCGGCAACGAAGTTTACGTGATCATGGGTAACTATGGCAGCGGCGGCAACGGCCGGAATGGGTATAAAACAACTATAGCAGACGGCAGGATCAATGTACCGGCGCACATATGGAAAGTGGTGGTCATTATCCCGGATGGCGACGATGATTTGCAGCGGATGGATGAAAGCACCCAGGTTATCGCTATAGACACACCTAATGATAATGATGTCAGCAATAACTGGATGGACTATTTATGCAGCATTAAAACTATTGAAAATGCAACGGGTTACCAACTTTTAACCTCTTTGCCGCCGGCAGTAAGAACTTCCCTTGAGAATAAAACATTTAAAGGCGGTAATTAA
- a CDS encoding protein-glutamine glutaminase family protein, with protein MKAFLLFVFSFLVLFAKAQPEYFDIEKNFPCNTCGANYHPTIDLKEIKVYDLATVTKVFDSISYHLNIEFNYPQGGCQQRAQIMSMFLTKKFNIQHAKIWLFAPIDLNFNDNQTLFVNDKNELSPNNTISWNYHVAPVVLVKQNNRIDTVVIDPSICRDKAVSFSTWLKLIGNSNISKFTFLQSDLYFFNVQLNKDGSLSNVINGYFYNFSNPVKDNLTLEKGLAINDMAVIINKKYIKPLTHSHSQADIQKLNDLKAIFGNATALDFLFSQNSSGRSNNTSNRFVMTTYSDIMIDAKALFTNRVSYWARITTTLLSN; from the coding sequence ATGAAAGCTTTTCTTCTATTTGTTTTTTCCTTTTTGGTATTATTTGCGAAAGCTCAGCCAGAATATTTTGATATTGAAAAAAACTTCCCTTGTAATACCTGCGGAGCGAACTACCACCCAACCATCGATTTGAAAGAAATAAAAGTTTATGACTTAGCGACCGTCACAAAGGTTTTTGACAGTATATCCTATCACCTAAATATTGAATTTAATTATCCACAAGGGGGATGTCAACAAAGGGCTCAAATAATGTCTATGTTTTTAACAAAAAAATTCAATATACAACATGCAAAAATCTGGTTATTCGCACCTATTGATCTCAATTTCAACGACAACCAAACTCTATTTGTTAATGATAAAAATGAATTATCTCCCAATAATACCATTTCATGGAACTATCACGTAGCTCCGGTAGTTTTAGTTAAGCAAAACAACCGGATTGATACCGTCGTAATTGACCCATCGATTTGTCGCGATAAGGCAGTCAGTTTTTCAACATGGCTGAAGCTTATTGGAAACAGCAACATTAGTAAGTTTACTTTTTTGCAATCGGATTTATATTTTTTTAATGTCCAACTCAATAAAGACGGGAGTCTTTCTAACGTTATAAATGGCTATTTTTATAATTTCAGCAATCCCGTGAAAGACAATTTAACGCTGGAAAAGGGACTAGCGATTAATGACATGGCTGTCATCATCAATAAAAAATATATTAAACCACTTACTCATTCCCACTCCCAAGCAGACATACAAAAACTTAATGATCTTAAAGCTATATTCGGAAACGCTACTGCGTTAGATTTTTTATTTTCTCAAAATAGCAGTGGCAGATCTAACAATACTTCAAACCGTTTCGTCATGACAACTTATAGCGATATTATGATAGATGCTAAAGCGCTATTTACCAACCGTGTAAGCTATTGGGCAAGGATTACAACTACCCTTTTGTCAAATTGA